One window from the genome of Streptomyces sp. NBC_00708 encodes:
- a CDS encoding TetR/AcrR family transcriptional regulator, protein MSTVRGARERARIEVTAAIKDEARKQLAADGAAKLSLRAVARELGMVSSALYRYFPSRDDLLTALIVDAYDAVGEAAERAHRAAAEAAGAPVTGLARWVAVACAVRDWALAHPHEYALIYGSPVPGYTAPQDTVGPAARVGMVLIAIVEEAHRDEGLALPPLPDELRPEAERLAADIAPGLAPAVAAPLVAAWAQLFGLVSFEVFGQFHRVVEAREVFFRQAVTELARTVGLLGRRG, encoded by the coding sequence ATGAGCACTGTCCGGGGAGCCAGGGAACGGGCCCGTATCGAGGTCACCGCCGCCATCAAGGACGAGGCGAGGAAACAGCTCGCGGCCGACGGCGCGGCGAAACTGTCGCTGCGTGCCGTCGCGCGCGAGCTGGGCATGGTCTCCTCGGCCCTCTACCGCTACTTCCCCAGCCGGGACGACCTGCTGACGGCCCTGATCGTCGACGCGTACGACGCGGTCGGCGAGGCGGCCGAGCGGGCCCATCGGGCCGCCGCCGAGGCGGCCGGCGCGCCCGTCACCGGTCTCGCCCGCTGGGTGGCCGTCGCCTGCGCCGTACGCGACTGGGCGCTGGCCCACCCCCACGAGTACGCGCTCATCTACGGCTCACCCGTGCCCGGCTACACGGCACCCCAGGACACCGTCGGCCCCGCCGCACGCGTCGGCATGGTGCTCATCGCCATCGTCGAGGAGGCCCACCGGGACGAGGGCCTGGCGCTGCCGCCGCTCCCCGACGAGCTGCGCCCGGAGGCCGAACGGCTCGCCGCCGACATCGCCCCCGGCCTCGCTCCGGCGGTGGCCGCGCCGCTGGTCGCCGCCTGGGCGCAGCTGTTCGGGCTGGTGTCCTTCGAGGTGTTCGGCCAGTTCCACCGGGTGGTGGAGGCCCGCGAGGTCTTCTTCCGCCAGGCCGTCACGGAACTGGCCCGCACGGTGGGCCTGCTGGGAAGGCGCGGCTGA
- a CDS encoding nitroreductase family deazaflavin-dependent oxidoreductase, translated as MSQTQPYYLQGSPLNVRFNSLVGWLARHGISLLGSQELSVRGRKSGKMQRVPVNPHTYEGARYLVSARGHSQWVRNMRAAGGGELRTGRRTRAFTAVEIADDAHKVAVVRAYLERWGWEVNQYFQGITAKSTDAEILAACPDHPVFLISEKG; from the coding sequence ATGTCGCAGACGCAGCCGTACTACCTCCAGGGCAGCCCGCTCAACGTCCGCTTCAACAGCCTCGTCGGCTGGCTCGCACGGCACGGGATCAGCCTGCTCGGCTCGCAGGAGCTGTCGGTGCGGGGCCGCAAGAGCGGCAAGATGCAGCGCGTCCCGGTCAACCCGCACACCTACGAGGGCGCGCGCTACCTGGTCTCCGCGCGCGGCCACTCGCAGTGGGTGCGCAACATGCGGGCGGCGGGCGGCGGGGAGCTGCGGACCGGCCGCAGGACGCGGGCGTTCACGGCCGTGGAGATCGCGGACGACGCGCACAAGGTGGCCGTCGTCCGGGCCTATCTGGAGCGCTGGGGCTGGGAGGTCAACCAGTACTTCCAGGGCATCACGGCGAAGTCCACGGACGCCGAGATCCTGGCGGCCTGCCCGGACCACCCGGTCTTCCTGATCAGCGAGAAGGGCTGA
- a CDS encoding geranylgeranyl reductase family protein, which yields MSSENADAGHEHEESSVWDVVVVGAGPAGASAAYAAAVAGRKVLLLEKAELPRYKTCGGGIIGFSRDALPPGFELPLKDRIHAVTFSLNGRLARTRRSKRMLFGLINRPEFDAGLVEQAQKAGAELRTGATVTRVEQHGAAVPDRRTVAVVLSSGETVLARAVVGADGSAGRIGAHVGVKLDQVDLGLESEIPVPPTVAEDWAGRVLIDWGPMPGSYGWVFPKGDTLTVGVISARGDGAGTKRYLEDFVARLGLAGFEPTVSSGHLTRCRSEDSPLSRGRVLVCGDAAGLLEPWTREGISFALRSGRLAGEWAVRVAEAHDAVDARRQALNYAFAIKAGLGVEMSVGRRMLKLFERRPGLLHAVLTGFRPAWNAFAGITRGTTSLAELVRSHPLAQRALSAMDR from the coding sequence GTGAGCAGCGAGAACGCAGACGCCGGACATGAGCACGAAGAGTCGTCCGTGTGGGACGTCGTCGTAGTCGGCGCCGGACCGGCGGGAGCCTCCGCGGCATACGCGGCGGCCGTCGCCGGCCGTAAGGTACTGCTCCTGGAGAAGGCGGAGCTGCCCCGGTACAAGACGTGCGGCGGCGGCATCATCGGATTCTCGCGCGACGCGTTGCCGCCCGGGTTCGAACTGCCCCTGAAGGACCGGATTCACGCGGTCACCTTCTCGCTCAACGGCAGACTGGCCCGCACCCGCCGCTCCAAGCGGATGCTCTTCGGGCTCATCAACCGCCCGGAGTTCGACGCGGGGCTCGTCGAGCAGGCGCAGAAGGCCGGTGCCGAACTGCGCACCGGGGCGACCGTCACCCGGGTGGAGCAGCACGGCGCCGCGGTGCCCGACCGGCGCACCGTCGCCGTGGTGCTGTCGAGCGGCGAGACCGTCCTCGCCCGCGCGGTGGTGGGCGCCGACGGCAGCGCCGGGCGGATAGGAGCGCATGTCGGGGTGAAGCTCGACCAGGTCGACCTCGGCCTGGAGTCGGAGATCCCGGTCCCGCCCACCGTGGCGGAGGACTGGGCGGGCCGCGTCCTCATCGACTGGGGCCCCATGCCCGGCAGTTACGGCTGGGTCTTCCCGAAGGGCGACACCCTGACGGTCGGCGTGATCTCCGCGCGCGGCGACGGCGCCGGCACCAAGCGGTATCTGGAGGACTTCGTCGCGCGGCTCGGCCTCGCCGGGTTCGAGCCGACGGTCTCTTCCGGCCATCTGACGCGCTGCCGCAGCGAGGACTCCCCGCTCTCGCGCGGCCGGGTGCTGGTGTGCGGGGACGCCGCCGGCCTGCTGGAGCCGTGGACCCGCGAGGGGATCTCGTTCGCGCTGCGCTCGGGACGGCTCGCCGGTGAGTGGGCGGTGCGCGTCGCGGAGGCGCACGACGCGGTGGACGCCCGCCGCCAGGCGCTCAACTACGCCTTCGCCATCAAGGCCGGGCTCGGCGTCGAGATGAGTGTGGGCCGGCGCATGCTGAAGCTGTTCGAGCGCCGCCCGGGTCTGCTGCACGCCGTGCTGACCGGCTTCCGCCCCGCGTGGAACGCGTTCGCGGGCATCACCCGGGGCACGACTTCGCTGGCCGAGCTGGTCCGTTCGCACCCGCTGGCCCAGCGGGCGCTCTCGGCGATGGACCGTTAG
- a CDS encoding dipeptidase has translation MTAHPISETVASLMPRAKAELTELVAFQSVADPAVFPRSECEAAAEWVAAALRTEGFQDVALLDTPDGSQSVYGFLPGPADAPTVLLYAHYDVQPPLDEPAWLSPPFELTERDGRWFGRGAADCKGGFIMHLLALRALRADGGVPVSVKVIVEGSEEQGTGGLERYAEAHPGLLAADTIVIGDTGNFRVGLPTVTSTLRGMTMLRVQLDTLEGNLHSGQFGGAAPDALAAMIQLLASLRAEDGSTTVDGLTADTEWDGLQYPEEEFRRDAKVLDGVGLIGTGTVADRIWARPAVTVIGIDCPAVVGATPSVQASARAQISLRVPPGQNADEATKLLTAHLLAHTPWGARVSVEQVGQGQPFRADISSPAYTAMADAMRVAYPGQEMQSSGMGGSIPLCNTLAELYPDAEILLIGLSEPEAQIHAVNESVSPEELERLSVAEALFLRNYAASKAV, from the coding sequence ATGACCGCCCATCCGATCTCCGAGACCGTCGCCTCGCTGATGCCCCGCGCCAAGGCGGAGCTGACCGAGCTGGTGGCCTTCCAGTCGGTGGCGGACCCCGCGGTCTTCCCGAGGAGCGAGTGCGAGGCCGCCGCCGAGTGGGTCGCCGCAGCGCTGCGTACCGAGGGCTTCCAGGACGTCGCCCTGCTCGACACCCCGGACGGCTCCCAGTCCGTCTACGGCTTCCTGCCGGGTCCGGCGGACGCCCCGACCGTGCTGCTCTACGCGCACTACGACGTGCAGCCGCCGCTCGACGAGCCGGCCTGGCTCTCCCCGCCGTTCGAGCTGACGGAGCGTGACGGCCGCTGGTTCGGCCGGGGCGCGGCCGACTGCAAGGGCGGCTTCATCATGCATCTGCTCGCGCTGCGCGCTCTCCGGGCCGACGGCGGGGTGCCCGTCTCGGTCAAGGTGATCGTGGAGGGCTCGGAGGAGCAGGGCACCGGCGGTCTGGAGCGGTACGCCGAGGCGCACCCCGGGCTGCTCGCGGCCGACACCATCGTGATCGGTGACACGGGAAACTTCCGGGTGGGGCTGCCGACCGTGACCTCGACGCTGCGCGGCATGACGATGCTGCGGGTGCAGCTGGACACCCTTGAGGGCAATCTCCACTCCGGGCAGTTCGGCGGTGCCGCGCCCGACGCACTCGCCGCGATGATCCAGCTGCTCGCCTCGCTGCGCGCCGAGGACGGTTCGACGACCGTCGACGGTCTGACCGCGGACACGGAGTGGGACGGTCTGCAGTACCCGGAGGAGGAGTTCCGCAGGGACGCCAAGGTCCTCGACGGGGTCGGGCTCATCGGCACGGGCACGGTCGCCGACCGGATCTGGGCGCGTCCCGCCGTCACCGTGATCGGCATCGACTGCCCGGCCGTGGTCGGCGCGACGCCGTCCGTGCAGGCGAGCGCCCGCGCGCAGATCAGCCTCCGGGTGCCGCCGGGGCAGAACGCGGACGAGGCGACGAAGCTGCTGACCGCGCATCTGCTCGCACACACCCCGTGGGGCGCGCGGGTCTCGGTCGAGCAGGTCGGCCAGGGCCAGCCGTTCCGCGCGGACATCTCGAGCCCGGCGTACACCGCGATGGCCGACGCCATGCGGGTCGCGTACCCGGGCCAGGAGATGCAGTCCTCGGGCATGGGCGGCTCGATCCCGCTCTGCAACACGCTGGCCGAGCTGTATCCGGACGCGGAGATCCTGCTGATCGGGCTGAGCGAGCCGGAGGCCCAGATCCACGCGGTGAACGAGAGCGTGTCGCCCGAGGAGCTGGAGCGCCTGTCGGTGGCCGAGGCGCTGTTCCTGCGCAACTACGCGGCCTCCAAGGCGGTCTGA
- a CDS encoding MBL fold metallo-hydrolase, whose product MDLVEVLPQLHMFRFPIGQAYLWRDGTELTLIDAGDVNAASAIEEGVRGLGHDPAGIARIVITHGHRDHYGAAQELADRHGAEILAHRLDAPVIRGEEEVGEPVLLDWERPLYEHALTVPPAPPTRVDRELADGVTLPFAGGARVVHSPGHTPGSIGLHLPRHGVLFTGDCVAGVGQVMLGVFNIDREQAVASFRRLAALEPATVCFGHGDPLTEDAAAVLRASADRDSGLQVEHG is encoded by the coding sequence ATGGATCTCGTCGAGGTGCTTCCGCAGTTGCACATGTTCCGCTTCCCGATCGGCCAGGCGTACCTCTGGCGCGACGGGACGGAGCTGACCCTGATCGACGCGGGCGACGTGAACGCGGCGTCCGCCATCGAGGAGGGGGTGCGCGGCCTCGGCCACGACCCCGCCGGCATCGCCCGGATCGTCATCACCCACGGCCACCGGGACCACTACGGCGCCGCCCAGGAGCTGGCCGACCGCCATGGCGCCGAGATCCTCGCGCACCGGCTGGACGCGCCGGTGATCCGGGGCGAGGAGGAGGTCGGGGAGCCGGTCCTGCTGGACTGGGAACGCCCGCTGTACGAACACGCGCTGACCGTTCCCCCGGCTCCGCCGACCCGGGTCGACAGGGAGCTGGCCGACGGCGTGACGCTGCCCTTCGCGGGCGGGGCGCGCGTGGTCCACTCCCCCGGCCACACCCCGGGCTCCATCGGTCTGCATCTGCCCCGGCACGGCGTCCTGTTCACGGGCGACTGCGTGGCCGGGGTGGGGCAGGTGATGCTGGGCGTCTTCAACATCGACCGCGAGCAGGCCGTGGCCTCGTTCCGGCGGCTGGCCGCGCTGGAACCGGCCACGGTCTGCTTCGGTCACGGCGACCCCCTCACCGAGGACGCCGCCGCGGTCCTGCGGGCCTCAGCCGACCGGGACTCCGGCCTCCAGGTTGAGCACGGCTGA
- a CDS encoding NUDIX domain-containing protein, which translates to MIVWINGAFGAGKTSAARELIDLIPNSTLYDPEITGTGLHHLLPRKKLAEVTDFQDLPIWRRLVVDTAAALLAELGGVLVVPMTLLRQEYRDEIFGGLAARRISVRHVLLSPEETILRARIAHRAESPADAEGVDPAGSWAYDRIEPYRSALGWITGDAHTVDNSALTPRETAERIAEAVHTGAAPVCEIVQTPEPTAETVAAGVLLFDEHDRFLLVDPTYKPGWEFPGGVVEAGEAPAQAGIREVAEEIGIQLARVPKLLVIDWEAPEPPGYGGLRLLFDGGLLTGADAERLLLPGSELRGWRFVTEAEAATLLPPTRYERLRWALRARERSAVLNLEAGVPVG; encoded by the coding sequence GTGATCGTCTGGATCAACGGTGCGTTCGGCGCCGGCAAGACCAGCGCCGCGCGTGAACTGATCGATCTGATCCCGAACAGCACCTTGTACGACCCGGAGATCACCGGGACGGGGCTGCACCACCTGCTGCCCCGGAAGAAGCTCGCCGAGGTGACGGACTTCCAGGACCTGCCGATCTGGCGGCGCCTCGTGGTGGACACCGCCGCCGCGCTGCTCGCCGAGCTGGGCGGGGTGCTGGTGGTGCCGATGACGCTGCTGCGACAGGAGTACCGCGACGAGATATTCGGCGGCCTCGCCGCCCGGCGCATCTCGGTGCGCCATGTGCTGCTCTCACCCGAGGAAACGATCCTGCGTGCGCGCATCGCGCACCGGGCGGAGTCGCCCGCCGACGCGGAGGGCGTGGACCCGGCCGGCAGCTGGGCGTACGACCGGATCGAACCCTACCGCTCGGCCCTCGGCTGGATCACCGGGGACGCCCACACCGTCGACAACAGCGCGCTCACCCCGCGCGAGACGGCCGAGCGCATCGCGGAGGCCGTGCACACCGGGGCCGCCCCGGTCTGCGAGATCGTCCAGACACCCGAGCCGACCGCGGAGACCGTCGCCGCCGGGGTGCTGCTCTTCGACGAGCACGACCGGTTCCTGCTCGTCGACCCCACCTACAAGCCCGGCTGGGAGTTCCCCGGCGGCGTGGTGGAGGCCGGCGAGGCCCCCGCCCAGGCCGGGATCAGGGAGGTCGCCGAAGAGATAGGTATCCAGCTCGCACGCGTGCCGAAGCTCCTCGTCATCGACTGGGAGGCGCCCGAACCCCCCGGATACGGAGGACTGCGGCTCCTGTTCGACGGCGGCCTGCTGACCGGGGCGGACGCCGAACGGCTCCTCCTCCCCGGCTCCGAACTGCGCGGCTGGCGGTTCGTCACCGAGGCGGAGGCGGCCACCCTGCTGCCGCCCACCCGCTACGAACGGCTCCGCTGGGCGCTGCGGGCCCGCGAACGCTCAGCCGTGCTCAACCTGGAGGCCGGAGTCCCGGTCGGCTGA
- a CDS encoding excalibur calcium-binding domain-containing protein → MTHNPPPQPPPWGPPPQPSPFGPQGPGGPGGPGGGAPRWARKRIVIPAAAVLFFVGVGMGAAGGDPATDKTEAAAKAKPAPTVTATVSVTPAPEPAVTETVTASPKAVPTVTKTKTVKVTVTPKAPAGSSDDSGSGSGGGDSGGGSAYYANCTAVRAAGAAPIHRGDPGYGRHLDRDGDGVACE, encoded by the coding sequence ATGACGCACAACCCGCCGCCGCAGCCGCCGCCTTGGGGGCCGCCGCCGCAGCCGTCCCCGTTCGGTCCGCAGGGGCCGGGCGGCCCCGGTGGCCCCGGTGGCGGCGCGCCCCGCTGGGCGAGGAAACGCATCGTCATCCCGGCGGCGGCCGTTCTCTTCTTCGTGGGCGTGGGGATGGGCGCCGCCGGCGGCGATCCCGCGACGGACAAGACCGAGGCCGCGGCGAAGGCCAAGCCCGCGCCGACCGTCACGGCCACGGTCTCGGTCACGCCCGCGCCCGAGCCGGCCGTGACCGAGACCGTCACCGCGAGCCCCAAGGCGGTGCCGACGGTCACGAAGACGAAGACCGTCAAGGTCACGGTGACGCCGAAGGCCCCCGCCGGCTCCTCGGACGACTCGGGCTCGGGCTCCGGCGGCGGCGATTCGGGCGGCGGCTCGGCGTACTACGCGAACTGCACCGCCGTACGCGCGGCCGGCGCGGCCCCGATCCACCGGGGCGACCCCGGATACGGCCGTCACCTCGACCGCGACGGGGACGGCGTCGCCTGCGAGTAG
- a CDS encoding carbohydrate ABC transporter permease, whose translation MTTTQATRVRPAPSAPAAARRRIRPGRLGVHAFLMAVSLAFLAPLLLAVYASLRPYDETSEYGYFSLPRHLSLDYYRQAFTDSGMTKYFVNTMIIAIPGVLVTLFLASFVAFALARLRMRGGLVLLMLFTAGNLLPQQVIVTPLYVVFNRIPLPYWMSDSMTMFDSYWAVVLVQIGFQLGFCVFVLANFMRTLPKEILEAAVVDGAGVWTQFWRITLPLCRPALAALGTLQFTWMYNDFLWALVFISDGDKLPVTSALNNLRGQFFTDYNLLAAGSVIVALPTLIVFLLLQRHFIAGLTLGAGKG comes from the coding sequence ATGACCACGACGCAGGCCACACGCGTCCGCCCGGCGCCGTCCGCCCCCGCCGCGGCACGCCGTCGCATCCGCCCCGGCCGGCTCGGCGTGCACGCCTTCCTGATGGCCGTCTCGCTGGCCTTCCTCGCCCCCCTGCTGCTCGCCGTCTACGCCTCGCTGCGGCCGTACGACGAGACCTCGGAGTACGGCTACTTCTCGCTGCCGCGCCATCTCTCCCTGGACTACTACCGGCAGGCGTTCACCGACTCCGGCATGACGAAGTACTTCGTCAACACCATGATCATCGCGATCCCGGGGGTGCTGGTCACCCTCTTCCTCGCCTCGTTCGTGGCCTTCGCGCTCGCCCGGCTGAGGATGCGCGGCGGACTGGTCCTGCTGATGCTCTTCACGGCCGGCAACCTGCTTCCGCAGCAGGTGATCGTCACCCCGCTGTACGTCGTCTTCAACCGGATCCCGCTGCCCTACTGGATGTCCGACTCGATGACGATGTTCGACTCGTACTGGGCCGTCGTCCTGGTGCAGATCGGATTCCAGCTGGGCTTCTGCGTGTTCGTCCTGGCCAACTTCATGCGCACCCTGCCCAAGGAGATCCTGGAGGCGGCGGTCGTGGACGGGGCGGGCGTCTGGACCCAGTTCTGGCGGATCACCCTGCCACTGTGCCGCCCCGCGCTGGCCGCGCTGGGCACGCTCCAGTTCACCTGGATGTACAACGACTTCCTGTGGGCGCTCGTCTTCATCTCCGACGGCGACAAGCTCCCGGTCACCTCCGCGCTGAACAACCTGCGCGGTCAGTTCTTCACGGACTACAACCTGCTCGCCGCCGGTTCGGTGATCGTCGCGCTCCCGACGCTCATCGTGTTCCTGCTGCTGCAACGCCACTTCATCGCCGGGCTCACGCTGGGGGCCGGCAAGGGGTGA
- a CDS encoding sugar ABC transporter permease has protein sequence MSFISGRRTGRRGSRRFTRRDLVVLGVLLGLPVLLDLAVVWGPTLASVVLSFTSWDGIGDIEWVGTRNYTDLFTNYPQFWPAARHNLLWLAFLGLVATPFGLLLAVLIDRGVRFSRFYQSTLYMPVVLSLAVVGFIAQLVFSRDQGALNAVLGDTDSPTDWLGDPDLNIWMILLAAAWRHTGYVMILYLAGLKAVDPSLKEAAAIDGASEAQTFFRVVFPTLRPVNVIVGVITVIESLRAFDIVYAVNHGRNGLELLSVLVTDNIIGEASRIGFGSAIAVVLLTVSLGFVVTYLVQELRGEKDR, from the coding sequence GTGTCGTTCATCTCGGGGCGGCGCACCGGACGACGGGGCTCGCGGCGGTTCACCCGCCGCGACCTCGTCGTGCTCGGTGTCCTGCTCGGCCTGCCCGTCCTGCTCGACCTCGCCGTGGTCTGGGGGCCGACCCTGGCCTCCGTCGTCCTCTCCTTCACCAGCTGGGACGGGATCGGCGACATCGAGTGGGTCGGTACGCGCAACTACACGGACCTCTTCACGAACTACCCGCAGTTCTGGCCGGCCGCCCGGCACAACCTGCTCTGGCTGGCCTTCCTCGGCCTCGTCGCCACCCCGTTCGGGCTGCTCCTGGCGGTACTGATCGACCGGGGCGTGCGGTTCAGCCGCTTCTACCAGTCCACGCTGTACATGCCCGTCGTGCTCTCGCTCGCCGTGGTCGGCTTCATCGCGCAGCTCGTCTTCTCCCGCGACCAGGGCGCGCTCAACGCCGTACTCGGCGACACGGATTCCCCGACCGACTGGCTGGGCGACCCCGACCTCAACATCTGGATGATCCTGCTGGCCGCCGCCTGGCGCCACACCGGCTATGTGATGATCCTCTACCTCGCCGGGCTCAAGGCCGTGGACCCGTCCCTCAAGGAGGCGGCCGCGATCGACGGGGCGAGCGAGGCGCAGACCTTCTTCCGCGTCGTCTTCCCGACGCTGCGGCCGGTCAACGTCATCGTCGGCGTCATCACCGTCATCGAGTCGCTGCGCGCCTTCGACATCGTCTACGCGGTCAACCACGGCCGCAACGGCCTGGAACTGCTCTCCGTGCTCGTCACCGACAACATCATCGGCGAGGCCAGCCGGATCGGCTTCGGCTCCGCCATCGCCGTCGTCCTGCTGACCGTCTCCCTCGGATTCGTGGTGACGTACCTGGTCCAGGAGCTCCGAGGGGAGAAAGACCGATGA
- a CDS encoding ABC transporter substrate-binding protein has product MSRRSLLRGAAIGAGAVTLPALLTACGGGPGGDGKTITLGSNASDPVPKKAFADAFTAYADQSDGRKVKVNTVDHNTFQENINRYLQGKPDDVFMWFAGNRMQFFAKKGLLHDISDNWQHYTGFSGALKDQSTGEDGKQYLTPYYYYPWAVFHRKSLFTERGYEVPTTLDEYVALARQMKKDKLDPIAFCDKDGWPAMGTFDYINMRTNGYEFHKSLMAGEEAWTDKRVREVFDTWRRLLPYCQPGANGRTWQEAATSLQKREAGMTVLGLPHPGAQFPKGEQADLDFFPFPAINPEHGQDAVEAPIDGFLLAKKSKNLKNKKTLESAKDLLKWLATGKAEDIYLKSDPNNIAVSEEADTSGYSAIQKKAVELVSGAKQISQFLDRDTRPDFSSTVMIPAIQKFISSPNDVDGLVNGIERQKKTIFASD; this is encoded by the coding sequence ATGTCCCGGCGGAGCCTGCTGCGCGGCGCGGCCATCGGTGCCGGAGCGGTCACACTTCCCGCCCTGCTCACCGCGTGCGGCGGCGGTCCCGGCGGGGACGGCAAGACCATCACCCTGGGATCGAATGCGTCCGACCCCGTTCCCAAGAAGGCGTTCGCCGACGCGTTCACGGCGTACGCGGATCAGTCCGACGGGCGCAAGGTGAAGGTCAACACCGTCGACCACAACACCTTCCAGGAGAACATCAACCGCTATCTCCAGGGCAAGCCCGACGACGTCTTCATGTGGTTCGCCGGGAACCGTATGCAGTTCTTCGCCAAGAAGGGCCTGCTGCACGACATCAGTGACAACTGGCAGCACTACACGGGATTCTCCGGCGCCCTGAAGGACCAGTCCACCGGCGAGGACGGCAAGCAGTACCTCACCCCGTACTACTACTATCCATGGGCCGTCTTCCACCGGAAGAGCCTGTTCACCGAGCGGGGCTACGAGGTACCCACCACGCTGGACGAGTACGTGGCACTCGCCCGGCAGATGAAGAAGGACAAGCTGGATCCCATCGCGTTCTGCGACAAGGACGGCTGGCCCGCCATGGGCACCTTCGACTACATCAACATGCGCACCAACGGATACGAATTCCACAAGAGCCTCATGGCCGGAGAGGAGGCATGGACGGACAAGCGCGTCAGGGAGGTCTTCGACACCTGGCGGCGTCTCCTTCCGTACTGCCAGCCCGGCGCCAACGGCCGCACCTGGCAGGAGGCCGCCACCAGCCTCCAGAAGCGCGAGGCGGGCATGACCGTCCTCGGCCTCCCCCACCCCGGGGCACAGTTCCCCAAGGGTGAACAGGCCGACCTCGACTTCTTCCCGTTCCCCGCGATCAACCCCGAGCACGGCCAGGACGCCGTCGAGGCGCCCATCGACGGGTTCCTGCTCGCCAAGAAGTCCAAGAACCTCAAGAACAAGAAGACCCTGGAGAGCGCCAAGGACCTGCTGAAGTGGCTCGCCACCGGCAAGGCCGAGGACATCTACCTCAAGAGCGACCCGAACAACATCGCGGTCAGCGAGGAGGCGGACACCTCCGGGTACTCCGCGATCCAGAAGAAGGCCGTCGAACTCGTCTCGGGCGCCAAGCAGATCTCCCAGTTCCTGGACCGTGACACCCGCCCCGACTTCTCCTCCACGGTGATGATCCCGGCGATCCAGAAGTTCATCAGCAGCCCGAACGACGTGGACGGCCTGGTCAACGGCATCGAACGGCAGAAGAAGACCATCTTCGCCTCGGACTGA